From the Solanum lycopersicum chromosome 10, SLM_r2.1 genome, one window contains:
- the LOC109121325 gene encoding uncharacterized protein, translating to MKIYNCNTALTKKKKCSYQSQDQLQKEEIAKSQEHVAGGSHINDSEKYIDEVEDTSTGNRIVYVGNKNNKPNCSQTFSTTNIKKRRNIIVQNNKQIAGLIKIESQLDIPYEEISEPYNIQPESEGQGEMKDINAPNEWKSDGSKTSDFIGRRSG from the exons ATGAAGATTTATAATTGCAACACCgcattaacaaagaaaaaaaagtgtagTTATCAATCACAG GATCAACTCCAAAAGGAAGAAATAGCAAAATCACAGGAGCATGTTGCCGGAGGTTCACACATTAACGACTCAGAAAAATATATCGATGAGGTGGAAGACACTTCAACCGGCAACAGAATAGTGTATGTAGGAAACAAGAACAACAAACCCAATTGCAGCCAAACATTTTCAACTACAAACATCAAAAAGAGGAGAAACATTATCGTGCAGAACAACAAACAAATCGCAGGACTAATCAAAATAGAGTCACAACTTGACATTCCTTATGAGGAAATTTCAGAGCCTTACAACATTCAACCAGAATCTGAG GGTCAAGGAGAAATGAAAGACATAAATGCTCCGAACGAATGGAAATCAGATGGATCTAAGACCAGTGATTTTATCGGAAGAAGATCAGGATGA